TTCCCTCCAGATCGGAACCTTGCTGGACAAAAAATACGGTTACAAAAGTTTCGCCCCCGATACGCCGGTCATCAAGGTGCTGGAGTATCTCAAAGACGCCCCGAACGACTGCGTCATCATTCAAAAAGACGATCTTCCCGTAGGCATTCTCACTTCGAAGGACGTGTTGCGCCTGATCGAAAAAGAGGATCTGCATACGCTCCCCGTCGAAGCGGAGATGTCCTCACCGGTCTTTACACTGGGGACCCGCGCATCGATCAACGACGGGCTGGAGTTTCTGAAAAGAAACCATTTCAAGCGGATCGTCGTCACGGACGATTCGGGGGTGGTCGCAGGAGTCGTCAACCAGCAGGACCTGATCGCCCGCACGTATCTGAAGTGGTCGCAGCTTATGCGGGACCATTTCAAGCAGTTCGAGGAGCTGACGCAGGTGCTTCAGCACAAAAACCTCCAGCTCTCAAAACTGGCGACGAAAGACGCGTTGACCGAAGTGCACAACCGCCATATGTTCACGGAACTGTTTGCCAAAGAGGTGATCAACCTCAAACGCGACGGCGCGAAACTGGTGCTGATGATGATCGATCTGGATTATTTCAAGCGGATCAACGACACCTACGGCCACAATGCCGGCGACGAAACCCTCAGGACGTTTGCGCGGACCGTGTTGACGTGTATCCGCGAAAGCGACATTTTCGCCCGGTGGGGAGGCGAGGAGTTCGTCCTCCTCCTGCACGGCGCGTCGGGAAAGGAGGCGTACGACATCGGCGAAAAAATCCGCAAAAAGGTCGAAGCGACTTTTTTTGAACAGGCGGGGCAGCTGACCTGCAGCATCGGTGCGGCGGAAGTGTTTGCCGACGACACGATCGAAAAGGCCGTCCATCGCGCCGACAGTGCCCTGTATGCGGCCAAAGATCGGGGACGGAACATGACCGTCGTCCATGAGGGGTGAGCCGTGAAGAATATACCTCTGGGTTCTTTGCTGGGACCGAAAAACGTATCGCTGCGGACCGACCGCTCGATTGCCGAAGCGCTTAGGATAATGTCCGAAAGGGCGATCAGCTCGGTCGTCGTGACCGATGCGTCCGACCATCCGGCCGGGATTTTCACCGAACACGACGCGTTGCACGTGGTCGCCGATTCCCTGAACCCCGAGACCCCCCTTGGCGAGGTGATGACGCCCGAGCCTTATTGCCTCGAGGAGTCGGTACAGCTGCACGACGCGTATCAGCTCATGGAGGAAAAAGGGTTTCGCCATCTCGTCGTCGTGGACGGATCGGGACGGTTCAGGGGGGTCGTGAGCGAAGGAGATTTTATCCGTCACCTCGGGTTTGAACACCTGACGAAACAAAAGCGGGTCGCCGAAGCGATGAGCGATTCACCGCTCATCATCACTCCGGGGATGCCCCTTGCCGAGGCTGCGGCACTGATGCACGAGCGGCGGTGCGATTACGCGATCGTCCTCGAGGGGGGACGCCCCGGCGGGATCGTTACCGAGCGCGATATCGCCCACCATTACGCCCACGGCGAAACCGCCGGCGACGAACGGGTCGATTTGCTGCTTCGCCCGGACGTTTGCACCGTCGACAAAAACATTTCGCTGCAGGAAGCGGCACTCTTGATGGAGCGTCACGGGGTTCATCAGCTCATCGTGGTCGATTCGCACGGGGCGCTGGAGGGGCTGGTCAGCCGCCACGACGTCCTGCATGCCATGCACGGCGCCTATTTCGAATTTCTGATCCGTACAATCGAGCGCAAAAGTGCCGCCATTGCACGGATCAACGAGCGTAAACGGGAATTACGGAGCGAAAAGGAGGAGATCGAAAAAAGTACCCTCAAGCTCCGCAAATTGTTCGAGACCCTTCCCGATGGCGTCGTTCTGATCGACGGTCGGACGATGCAGGCGGTCGAGTTCAACCGTTCGGCGTACGAACAGCTCGGGTATAGCGCCGAGGAGTTCGCCGCATTGCGGGTGAGTGATTACGAAGCGATCGAGACCCCCGAAGAGACGCGTCGGCGCGTCGAGAAGATCGAACGCGAGGGGAAAGACGCGTTCGAGACGCAGCACCGGACCAAAGAGGGGATGATACTGGATGTCTGGGTGAACGTCGTGCTGGTGGACCTGGGGGGCGTTCCCCACATGATGGCGCTTTACCGCGACATCACCGAAAAAAAGCGGACCGAACGGGAGATCGACCGCGTTCAGGCGCTTGCGCGCATCGGGACGCTGGAATGGGACATCGTCAAAGACGAGATGTCCGGAAGCGAAGAGAGCAGCCGGATTTTCGGCATCTCTTTCGAGGAGAGACCTTCGGTACACGCGTTGCTCGCCTCGGTCGTCGACGAGGACCGGGAGCGGGTGACGCAGGAGCTGTATTCGGCCCTCAAAGAGGGAACCTACAACGCGATGTGCCGGATTGCCGTCGCGGGGGGGATGATCCGGTGGGTGGAGACGAACGCCGAATTCATTTACGACGAGAGCGGAAACCCGATCAAGGGGGTGGGGATCGTGCAGGACCTGACCGAGCGGGTCCTTGCCGAAGAGGCGCTGCGCCGCAAAGACGCCGATCTCAGTACCGCCCAGGCGTTGGCCCACATCGGAAGCTGGCGGCTTGACGTCGGGCGCGATCTGCTCGAATGGTCCGAAGAGACGTACCGCATCTTCGGCATCTCGAAAGGGGTGCCGCTCAACTACGACGTTTTTCTGTCGGTCATCCACCCCGAGGACCGTGAAAAGGTCGATTACGCGTGGCGTGCCGCGCTGCAGGGGGCGCCGTATGAAATCGAACATCGCATCGTGGTGGACGGCGAGATCAAATGGGTCCGCGAAAATGCGCAGCTCGAAACCGACCGGGAAGGGAATCTGATCGCGGGGGTCGGAACGGTGCAGCTTATCACCGAGCGAAAACTCTACGAAGAGCGGCTTGAAACCCTTGCCAACTATGACCCGCTGACGGGGCTGGCGAACCGCGCGCTGCTGATGTCGCACCTGCAAAACGCCATCGAACAGGCCAGACGTTCCAAGAGCGAGATCGCCCTGATCATGTTCGATCTCGACCGCTTCAAGGATATCAACGACAGCTATGGCCACAGCGCGGGGGATGAACTGCTGCGCCACGTCGCCCGGCTGTTTACGTCACGGCTGCGCGAGGGGGACATGATCGCCCGCCTCGGAGGGGACGAATTCGCCGTCGTCCTCGAAAACCTTTCCCATCCCGAGGACGCCGGGCGGCTGGCCGAAGAGATGATCGGGATGCTCGGGATCGATTACAAACTCTCCGGCGGCGCACTGATCCATGTCGGCGCCAGTGCGGGGATCGCCCTTTTCCCGCATCACGGGGATGACGCGTTCACCCTCTTGCAGCATGCCGATGCGGCATTGTACAAATCCAAAGCCGAAGGGCGGGGGACCTATTACTATTACACCGACGAACTCACCGCTTCGGCGCGCAAACGGATCGAATGCGAGAGTTACCTGCGCCGCGCCATCGCCAACAACGAATTCGAACTGTACTATCAGCCGCAGGTCCATCTGGGGACGGGCCGGATCGTCGGGGCCGAGGCGCTGATCCGCTGGAACGATCCCCACCGCGGGATCATCTCTCCCGACCAGTTCATCCCGATCGCGGAAGAGACGGGGCTGATCCGCGAAATCGGCGAATGGGTGCTGGGCGAAGTGTGCGCACAGGGGAAAGCGTGGCTGGACAAAGGGCACCGCATCACGCTGGCACTCAACCTCTCGGCCCACCAGGTTCGCTACCAGAACATCGTCGTTCTCGTCGAAGAGGCACTGAGAAAAACCGGCTACGACCCCAAACGACTCGAACTGGAACTGACCGAGAGTACGCTGATGGAGCGTCAGGAGGAGGCAGTGGCGATGCTCCATGCGCTCCGCGCGCACGGCATACGCCTCGCGATCGACGATTTCGGGACGGGCTATTCGTCGCTCTCGTACCTCAAGCGGTTTCCGATCGACGTTCTGAAAATCGACAAAAGTTTCGTCGACGATCTCCCCTACGACCCCGACGATATGGCCATCGTCACCGCCATCGTGGCGATGGGCCAGGCGCTCGGATTTCAGGTATTGGCCGAGGGGTGCGAACGCGAAGAGCAGATTGCTTTCTTGAAAGAGAAAGGGTGTACGCTCTATCAAGGGTATTACAAAAGCCCGCCGCTGAAGGCGCCGGAGTTCGAAAAGCTGTTATTTTAGGGTATCGACGTAATCGGCGACCGCTTTGAGGTCTGCGTCGGAGAGATCGGCAATCGAGGCCTGCATCGTCGCTTTCTGTTCCCATCCGAAGGTCCCTTTTTTGTAGCCGTCCAATTTGGCGAAGGTCCCTTTGGAGCCGGCGATCGGTTTCCCAGAAACCGAAACGTCTTTACCGTCCCCGCCGTGGCACTCGGCGCATTTGGCGCCGTAAATTTTCATCCCCTGGGACGCCGACAAAACGGCTCCCCCCATCAGCAACGCGACAATGATCCGGTTCACATTCTCTCCTTCTTTCGGCTAAATAACCTATTCTATCACAATTTTTGGGCCATTTCGGTCAGCCCCATGACGATTTCGAATGCGATCAGAACGATGATGATCCATTCGAGGAATTCGCTTTTTTTGTGGTTGATGATGTCCATGACGAGCATAACGTCCTCCTTGATCTGCGAGAGTTTCGAGAGAGCCGTTTCGTGGCGGTCGTAGAGTTCGAGGATGAAGGCGATGCGGGTGTAGAGCGCTTCGGCCTCTTCGTTGTCCCAGAGTATGTTGGGCTTGTCGAGCAGGAGGAGGTTGCTGACCATGTCGTGCCGGGTGAGGGCGAGCCGTTTGGCGAACTGCATCAGGCGGCTTCGCCGGGTGAACGAATAGGTATGGATCGATTCGACGATCCTGCGGCTCTGGGTGAAGAGGGCGTTGAGCCTTTTTTCGTATTTCTCCAGCCCGACGCTCTGCGAAACGGCCAGGGCGATAACGTTGAGATTGAGGGTCGAAATTTCACGCAGGCGGATCGCCTCGTTGTCAACGCGAAACGGCTCGGAGAGGGCAGGGTCGATGTGAATCGGGTAGTCCTGGGTGAGGAACTCTTCGTGGTCCTCCATCGAGATCCCCAGAACGGCCAGCGCGTCGAGGAGGGTTTTTTTCTCCTCGGCGATGAGGGTCAGGACGCCAAAGGGGGCCAGCACCACGTGCAGCGCGTCGTTGCGGCCATAATAACCGTTTTCGATCCCGCGGCTCATGGTGATGTCGAGGGCGTATTCGAGCATCGACGTGCTGAGGGGGCGGTTGAGATAAAGCGAAAGGAGATTCATCAAGGACCCTTTAACCGAAATTTAGCCACCTTTATTGTATCATCTCCGTATTACAATGAGGTGAGTATGCGCAACACAATAGCAGTCGGATTGATCAGCCTGGGACTCGGATGGAGCAGCGCCGCCGCGGACGTTTCGGAGATGATTTTTTATCCCGAGCCCGATTTCGCGGAGGGCATTTTCCATTTCAACTACCAGGGCGAAAAAAATAAAAACTACGGGTTCATGTTCGAAAAAGGGTTCGATCCCGAACGGATCGTCTACGTCCGCCCCGCCGAACACAAAATCGAAAAGCTGCGCGACGGGGCGCTCAAGGTGTCGTTTAGCAACACCGACCGCTATTCGTACCTGCAGCGGGCGTACCGGGACGATTTTCTCGTTTCCGACGAGAAAGGGGTCGTCAAGATCCTCCTCAGCGGCGGCGACTGCAAATCGAGCACGGACTGTGTGACCGCCGAGAATATCCTGACCGTCAATATCCCTAAAGGGTACGGCGTCCGGAGCTACCAGGGGCTCGATCAGGATCTCAAACCGCTCAAAAACCCCCAGTGGCAGCGTAAAGGGAACACCTACACCCTCACCGCCCGGGACGTCAAAGGGGCGTGCATCATGATGGAGCTCGAACGGCTCAAGCCGGGGCAGGTTCCGACCCATCCGGCGATGGCATCGGCGGCTCCCAAACCCGCGCCCAGAGCGGCTGCGAAGAGCGAAGCGCCGCTGGTCTCCGCGGTCAAAGGGGCTTCGGAGAGCGACATGAACGTCGCCGATGTCGAGACGCCCGCCCATGCGCCGCAGGTTCCGCGGGAACCCGAACCCGAAGTGCGCCCTGTCGCCGTCGCTGCGCCCAAGGTTCAGGAGCCCAAACCGCAAAGCGCGCCTGAAGCACCCCGGGCCGAAGTGAAGCCCGTGGCCCCAAGCGTCGCCCCCGCGGCCTATTTCCGCAATTTCCAGCTGTTTGAAAACCGTTCGGTGGTCGCCCTCAACGAAGAGGGGAAAGCCCGCCTCAACGAATGGGTCCGGCAGTTCCGTGCCGGAGGGTATCAGTCGGTGGTGATCAACGCCTACACCGACAGCATCCCGCCGCAGCGGCTCAAACATCTTTATGCGACCAACGAGATTCTCTCCGCCGCACGCGGGAAAGTCGTTGCCGATTACCTCGTTTCGCAGGGGATCGACGCGTCCCGCGTAAGCGTCAACGGCAAGGGGGCGCTTGACCCGGTTGCCTCGAACGACACCGAAGAGGGGCGTTCCAAAAACCGCCGTATCGAGTTCGTCCTCCGCTGATTCTCTTTTCTCTGCGCTTCCCGATCAGGGGAGCTGTTCGTACAAATCAAACAGATCGATATCGTCCGGAAGCCTCGACCGTCCGTCGCGGTGGGAGCGGGTGTAGGCCACAAGGCGCTTGAAATGCTTGCGCAGGTGGTAGGCGTCGGGGACATTGGGACGGAACCAGTCCCCTTTGGCGCTGAACAGCCAGTCGATCACCCCTTTGACGTCGAGGAGGGTATAGCCGTGTGCGTCGATGAGCAGTTTGATCTGTTTCGCCCAGCTCATGACGTCGAAAGGCTCTTCGAACTGCGGATCGATCGCCCGGAGGCGTCGGATGAAATACTGCGCCATCTCGAACTCCTCGCCCGAGGGTTTGGCTTCGTCGAGTTCGCGCGAAGCGACCGCGGGGAGGGATGAGGCTTCTTTGCGCGCCCATCGCCCGAATTCGGCTTTCCAGTCGAACGAGCGGCGGTTCTGGGATCGGTGGTAGAGGTTGAAATCCTCGAACACGTCGCGCCGCAACCCTTCTCTGTCACACAGTTCCAGCGCAAACGCGTGCAGCTCTTCGAACGCTTCGTTGGAGAGGTTGAGGTAATAGTTGCTGTCGACGTATTCGGTCGGAACGGTTTCGGGAAGCGGCGTCCGTTCGGGGGAGATCGGTGCGAACGCGTAGCGCATCATCATCCCCTCGGGGGTTTTGCGCCGGGCGGAGACGAGAATCCCTTTTTTGACCAGCGAATCGAGCGCTTCGACCACCTCGCGGGGGCTGTGCCGCAGGGTTGCAGAGAGCCCCGACGCCTCGATTTCCCCCGGTTTTTCGCCCCATTTTTGGGTATGCAGCGCGATGAGGGGGAGAAGCGCGCGTTCGAGCAGGCTCAGATCGTTGCGCTCGATCAGCGATGCGGGCAGCACTATCATGATTTGAGAAGCCTCCCCTTGAGCGGGGCGGCGATCGCTTCGGTGCGGGAGCGCTCGCGCCGGAGGATTTCGTTGACGTATTCGTTCATGACCCGCGCTTCAAAAAGGCTCCGATCGAGCGATACGTAATCGTAAATCCATTTTTTCCCGAGGGTTTTGACGACGTTGACGTCGGTTTCGTCCAGCAGGGGTTTCTCTTCTCCCTCCCGGCGGATCGAGGTGAAGCGGATCGCTTCGAACCGCTCCAGCGCACTTTTTTCGGTATTGCGTTCGAGCGTGACGTTACGGCGCAGATCGTACATCAGGTGATAGAGGTTTGCCGTCCGCTCCTGCGCTTCGCGCTCGATCGGGGTTCGCGACTCTTCTTCGAACTCGGCGGCGACGTGCGCGATTTTTTCAAACCCGTTTTTAAAAGGCATTCCCCCGCCCGAGAGACGGCGGAAGAATTCACGGTACTGCGAAGGGTGGATGTGGCGTACGAGATCGGCAACGTGGGCGCGGAGGTTGATGTCCTCTTCGATCTTGAAATATTCCATCAGTGAAGTGACGAACTGGGCGCGGATCTGGTCTTCGGTGTGTCGTTGCATGACGTAAGTATAGCATCCCCACGTAAAAGAAACATGAAGCGCCGATGATGCCGTGTAACGTAAATGTGACCGACAAACGGTATCATTGCAGCCGTATACGGGTTTTTTGACAAAAATGTCGGAAAACGGGATATACTTTTTACGATGAATTTATGCCGGTTCGCCCTGTTTTATCAAGCAGTGCGCGACGGTTTCAGCTCCCAAGGAGGCGCTCAGCATTGCCGACGTTAAAAGAACAGCTTAAGCAGCGCCTTCGCGAAAACGACCCGGCTTACCGCTATTACAAATCGATCTTTAACCTGGTCAGCGACCTGATCGCCCTCAGCGACGGAGAGCGGATTATCGACGCCAACGACCGCTTCACCTCTTTTTTCGGACGGCTGGGAGAGGACGTGTTTGGACCGGAATTTCGGCTTTCCCGCCATTTCGAGCCGATCGACAAATACGGTTACGTGTATGAAGGGTACGAAGGAAAGCGTTGGTTCGAACACGTGCTCTCGGATCAAAAAGAGCATTACCGCGTCGGAGTGATGGGGGACGGAAAACTCCATTCGTTCAACATCGCCCTCGCCCCACTAGAACCGCTCGATGGGATTTACGTCGTCACAATGACCGACATCACCGAGATGATCGGGTACAAAAACAGGCTCGAAGAGGGGTTGCGCAGCAGCGTGGAAGATAAGCACGAAGCGCAGTTTCTGCTCCGGCAGTACGATTACGCGATGAACGTCTCGAACCTGGTTTCCCGCAGCGATCCGGACGGAAATTTCACCTACGTCAACGATGCGTTTTGCGCGGCTTTGGGATACGAACGCGACGAGCTGATCGGGGAGAACGCCCTCATTTTGTGCCCGCCGGATGAAAACGACCTCTACTACGAATCGATTTGGAAAGCGATCGACGAGGGGAACATCTGGCAGGGTGTTCTGCGCAACGCCGACAAAAACGACAACATTCATTATTTCGATACTACGGTGGTCCCCGTCCGTGACCGTGCGGGCGACATCATCGAGTACCTCTCAATCCGGCACGAGATCACCGCGACGGTCAAAGCCCGTACCGAAGCGATCCAGAACCTCGAGTCGAAAACCAAATTTTTCGACCAGATATCGCACGAGCTGCGCACGCCGCTCAACGCCGTGGTCAACTTTACCGATCAGGCATTGGAAAATTTCGACGAGATGTTCGGGGACGAATCGACCCGCGAACTGGTGCGCCGCTATCTCGAGCGGGCCCACAAAAATTCCGAAAACCTGCTGTTACTAATCAACTCACTCCTGGACCTCGCCAAACTCCGATCAGGAAAAGAGACGTTTGCAATGTGCCCGTGCGAAGCGGTTTCTCTCGTGCGGGAGGTCTTTGAGAACTGCTCAAGCCTGAACCATGAAATTAAAATAAATTATGCGTTTAAGAACACTGTTAGGTCGGTATGGATAAATTCTGATCCGGTGAAACTGCGACAGATCATCACCAACCTGATTTCCAACGCGTTTAAATTCACTTCCGAAGGTTTCATCGATGTGTCCGTCGAGGAAGAAGGGGAGGAGTGTCGGATCGAGATTTCCGACAGCGGGGTTGGGATCGCGGAGGATAAACTCGCTTTGATTTTCGAACCGTTCGAACAGGCGCGAATCCAGGACCCCGGGACGGGGCTGGGTCTGAGCATCGTCAAAGAGTACGCGCAGTCGATGGGGATTTCCCTGGACGTTCGGTCGGTGGAAGGGCTGGGGAGCCGTTTTACCCTCAAAGCGCAAAAAATTCCCCCAAAAGGTGAAGAATGGACCATATAAAGCTTCTGATAGTTGACGACGTCGAGGACAACCGGCTCGTCCTCAACGCCATATCGCGGAAAGTGGAAGGATTCGAGATCAAAGAGGCCTGCGACGGGATCGAAGCCGTCGAGATCGTCGACGCGTGGCACCCCCAGATCGTGATGATGGACGTGATGATGCCCCGGATGGACGGCCTGGAAGCCTCCCGCCTGATCAAAGCCCGTTACCCCGAAACGATCATCATGGTCGTCACCGCAGTGATCGATCCGCAGATGGAAGAGAACATGGCCGCGATCGGGATCGCCGCGTATATCCACAAGCCGATCGACAAGGACCTGATACGGTTCAAACTGCAAAACTTCGTTTCGTTTCTGAATTCCAAAGAGGGGAAATTCAAACCGCTTTCGGAAAAGGAAGCCCTCAACCCCTTCAGCTCCGACATCCGCCACTGCAAGACCCTTTTCGACGTTCCCGATTCGGAGGCGATGATGGATTTCGGGATGTGGATTCTCGCCCGCTGCGAAAACGGCTACCCGGTTTCCTGCACCAAGGTGGACATCGCGCTGGAGTTTTTCTACGAGCTGATGCGTTTCGGTACGCGGGATGGGAAGGCGCTCAGCATTATCGTCGAAGAGAGTTTCGAAGAGATTTTCGTGACGATGAAATTCGACGCGCCGATCGTACTGCACCCCAAAGTTTCGGCATTGCTGGTTGACATGGGGGAAGACTGCATCTGCCGAGGCAACATCGCCTGCGTGCGGCTGCGCATCTCCAACCCCGCCGCGACGCCGAAAAAAGAGCCGCTTCCCCCGTGCCCGCCGACTCCGTCGGAGAAAAAGGGTTTCGAACCCGCCCCGGCGCCCGTCGAGCCCTCTACCGCCCCGAATATCCCTGCGGCACCGCAGGCCGCGGCAAGCGTTGAACCTTCGCAGCCCGCCAAAGAAGTGCGGGTCATCGATTCGGAAGAGAAAGTGCTCCTGCGCCAGAGCTTCGTCAATAAAACCTCGGCGGTCGATTACGTCCGCGACATCGGCGGAGACGTTCTCGACGAGATCCGCGACCTCGAAAGCCTCGACGTCGAATGGGGCGAAAAGCTCCGTATCATCGAAGACGACGGCGATGCCCAGAGCATCCGCTCTTTTGCTGACAACGTGCTGGGGGTCTATGTCCGGGCGATCAACAACCTGTTCGAATTCACCGCGCTGGCGTATGCCCTCTCCTCGCTGGGGGCATTTTTAAAAGAGAACGCCGATGCGATCATCGCCGATCCCAAAAAGCTCAAAACGCTCACGATGCTGCTCGAACACCTCGGCAGCGATCTGAGCTCGTGGCGGGAGCATATTTTTTCACTCCAGGACACCGCCGACATCCACTATCTCGACAGCTCGTTTTTCAGTTCGTGCATGCAGATCGAGGGGATCATCGCCGAAAAGGAGGTTGCCGCGGATGACGACAACGACATCGAATTTTTTTAACCCACACCACCGAGGAGGAAACAGATAAATGGCAAAAAGAGTAATCATCGTAGACGATTCCAGGGCCGTCGTCGCAACGGCGGAACTGGCGCTGGAGGGGCTGATCGGCAGCGGTGCGATCGAGTTCAAATCGTATCTCAACCCGGCCGAGCTGCTGGCGAACCTGCAGGGGGGGAGCGAAAATTTCGATCTCCTCATCAGCGACGTCAACATGCCCGAGATGAACGGCCTTGATCTGGCCCGTGCCATCAAATCCGACGACCGGTACAAAACCAAACCGATCATCGTCCTCACCACCGAAAGCTCCGACCAGATGAAAATGGCCGGCAAAGAGATCGGGGTGACGGGATGGATGGTGAAACCGTTCAGCGAAGACAAACTGGTCAAATCGATCAAAATGGTGCTGGGGGTATAGCCATGGAATCCAATACGGCGCAATCCAGACGGGAGCGTTACCTGACGTTTTTCCTGGGGGAGGAGCAATACGGCATCGCGATCGACCGGATCAAGGAGATCATCGCGATGATGAAGGTGACCAACGTCCCCAAAACGCCCGAATACATGCGCGGGGTCATCAACCTGCGCGGTTCCATCATTCCGGTGGTCGATACGCGGTTGCGCTTCGGGATGGAGGGGCGTGAAGCCGACATGCACACGGCGATCATCATCGTCGAGGTCGAAAAGGTGAACATCGGGTTTATCGTCGACCGCGTCGAAGAGGTTGCCTCGATCGATGCGGCGCATCTGAGCGAGCCGCCGAAATTCGGCAGCCATATCGACACCGATTTCATCTGCGCGATGGCGCAGATCGAGGAAAACGTCGTCATGATTCTCGACGTACTCAAGCTGTTCGAAGCCGAAGAACTGGTCAGTCTCGAACAACTGCAAAAACAAACCACTGAAGGAGAGTAAGGATGAATTGGTTGGAAAACATGGTCTTGCAGACCAAGCTGATGCTGTTGACCGGGGTGATGATGGTTGCCCTGGCGATTTTGGGTTACGTAGGGTACAACTCGACGCAGAAATGGGAAGAGAGCATTACCGAGGTGGGAACCGTCCGTCTCCCCTCCATCGTCGGCTTGCTGGACATGCGGACGGGGATGAATCAGGTCGCGATTC
The window above is part of the Campylobacterota bacterium genome. Proteins encoded here:
- a CDS encoding chemotaxis protein CheW — translated: MESNTAQSRRERYLTFFLGEEQYGIAIDRIKEIIAMMKVTNVPKTPEYMRGVINLRGSIIPVVDTRLRFGMEGREADMHTAIIIVEVEKVNIGFIVDRVEEVASIDAAHLSEPPKFGSHIDTDFICAMAQIEENVVMILDVLKLFEAEELVSLEQLQKQTTEGE
- a CDS encoding response regulator produces the protein MAKRVIIVDDSRAVVATAELALEGLIGSGAIEFKSYLNPAELLANLQGGSENFDLLISDVNMPEMNGLDLARAIKSDDRYKTKPIIVLTTESSDQMKMAGKEIGVTGWMVKPFSEDKLVKSIKMVLGV